The Atribacterota bacterium genome segment GAAAATAAAGATAATGAACAGGAAGCTTCTCCTGAACATGAACATGAAGAAAAAAACATGAAGAATACTGAGGAAGAAGATGAAATCCCAAATAAGGAGCAGGTTACAAAGCTCATTAGAATCGGTGTTAATGATATATTCAATGAAATAAGAAAATCATTGAACTATTACAAAACCCAATACCAGAAAGTTGCTTACCAGAGAATTATTTTAACTGGAGGAATGGCAGCTATGTCTAATATCGGGCAAGCTCTTAAGCAGCAGTTTGGTATAACAATAGTAATGGCAAACCCGTTGAAGGGTATAGACATTAACCAGGGTGATGTGAATATAGATAATTTGGAAAGATATAAGCGTTCCTTGGCTACTGCCATAGGTCTGGCAAAAAGAGAAAGGTAAGAATTATAGGTTATGGCAAAAAATACAAACATAATTCGTGATATTAATCTTCTACCGGAAGAGTATAAAGAAAAAGAGAAGTTTAATATTTTCAGGGTGCTGATAATCTTGCTTGTTCTTGTTTTATTTGCCGGATCAGCATATATGTATTATAGCCTCGAGAATACTATTTTTACTAAGGAAAATGAAGTCAATAATCTGCAAGTGCAGCTTGCCGCAATTAATAAAGTGATTCAGGAAGTAAGGAATCTGGAAAAAGATAAGGCTGAATTAGCAGAACGTGTTGAGGTTATCGAGGGGTTAATAAGGAATCAGTCACGTCTTACAAGAGTTTTAGGTGATTTTAGCGAAACTACTTTACCTGAAGTATGGCTGAGCAATTTAAGTATTAATGCCAATCAAACTTTCAGCTTTTCTGCAAACACTTTTAATAATTATCTTGTTGCTCAATATATGAATACACTAAAAGACCATGAGCGTTTTGATGCAATAGAACTGCAGTATATTCGAAAACAGAGTACCAGGATTCAGGAATATGATAGAAGTGTCGATACGGTTAATTTTCAACTATCCGGTGTTTTTACTCCTTATCGTATGCCGGAAGAAACTGACAATTTACAGGGTAAATAAAGGGGAAATATTTTGAAATTAAACAAAAGGATGAAGATAATAATATTTATAATTTTTCTTATCGTTTTTGCATATCTTAACTATTCCTTTATTTATCAGCCGAGAAAAGACAGAATTGATAATTTAGATCAACAAATATATTCTCTAAATAATCAGATTGCCGAGGGTAAGCGAATTGCTGCCAGACTCGAGGATTTAAAACTGGAATACCAGGAACTCACAGAAAGATTAGTATTTGTGGAAGTATTATTGCCAAAGGAGAAAGATATTCCGGATTTCTTAGTTCTTCTGCAGGAAACAATGGATGAATTCAATATTGATTTTTCAAATTTTTCACCACAAAATTTAACCCAGGAAAGAGATGCTATTTATGCGCGTTTACCAATTAACTTAACATATACAGCAAATTATTTTGAAATAATTAAGTTTCTGGATAGGTTAGAAAATTTCCCCAGAATTGTTGATGTAAGAGATTTAAGGCTTAATCCGACAGGCGATGAGGGGAATGTTAATGTAACAATGAATATGTTTACCTATGTTTTAATGAAAGGAAATC includes the following:
- the pilO gene encoding type 4a pilus biogenesis protein PilO — protein: MKLNKRMKIIIFIIFLIVFAYLNYSFIYQPRKDRIDNLDQQIYSLNNQIAEGKRIAARLEDLKLEYQELTERLVFVEVLLPKEKDIPDFLVLLQETMDEFNIDFSNFSPQNLTQERDAIYARLPINLTYTANYFEIIKFLDRLENFPRIVDVRDLRLNPTGDEGNVNVTMNMFTYVLMKGNQ
- a CDS encoding PilN domain-containing protein: MAKNTNIIRDINLLPEEYKEKEKFNIFRVLIILLVLVLFAGSAYMYYSLENTIFTKENEVNNLQVQLAAINKVIQEVRNLEKDKAELAERVEVIEGLIRNQSRLTRVLGDFSETTLPEVWLSNLSINANQTFSFSANTFNNYLVAQYMNTLKDHERFDAIELQYIRKQSTRIQEYDRSVDTVNFQLSGVFTPYRMPEETDNLQGK